Proteins from one Sphingopyxis terrae subsp. terrae NBRC 15098 genomic window:
- a CDS encoding RNA polymerase sigma factor, which yields MSADLSQCSDQDLAAFARAHREDAYRELLRRYKTGVYRLIVKQIGDADEAMDLTQETFVSGFSALDRYDGERPFRTWIARIALNKCRDWARRRKVRAFFSRALPLENAHHVASDGPGPDSAATDRRELARVRGAIDQLPQNLREVLLLRGVDEVSQAETAVILRVSEKTVETRLYRARTRLRELLAGTSASAEG from the coding sequence GTGAGCGCCGACCTATCGCAATGTAGCGACCAGGATCTGGCGGCCTTTGCGCGCGCGCACCGCGAAGACGCCTATCGCGAGTTGCTGCGCCGTTACAAAACGGGCGTCTACCGGCTCATCGTAAAGCAGATCGGCGATGCCGACGAGGCGATGGATTTGACGCAGGAGACGTTCGTCTCCGGCTTTTCGGCGCTCGATCGCTATGATGGCGAACGCCCCTTCCGCACATGGATCGCCCGTATCGCGCTCAACAAATGTCGCGACTGGGCACGACGGCGAAAGGTGCGCGCCTTTTTCTCCCGCGCGCTCCCGCTCGAAAATGCGCATCACGTAGCAAGCGATGGTCCTGGGCCCGATTCCGCGGCGACCGACAGGCGAGAGCTCGCCAGGGTTCGCGGGGCGATCGATCAGCTGCCGCAGAATTTGCGCGAAGTGTTGCTCCTCCGCGGTGTCGACGAGGTCAGCCAGGCCGAAACAGCGGTCATTTTGCGGGTCAGCGAGAAAACAGTCGAAACGCGCCTCTATCGAGCGCGGACCAGGCTCCGGGAATTGCTCGCGGGAACATCTGCGAGCGCCGAGGGTTGA
- a CDS encoding periplasmic heavy metal sensor, whose product MPSRRLLLLGLIAFAAAIAGVFIGRLVADAPKASETELHALLHGQLDLTPEQEKKLERIEADFAGRRQALELEMRAANVRLAQAIEAEHGYGPRVTEAIDETHEVMGTLQKETLQHLFAMRGVLNPDQAEMFDKSVVKALTADAR is encoded by the coding sequence ATGCCGTCGCGCCGTCTTCTTCTCTTGGGGCTCATTGCCTTCGCCGCGGCGATTGCCGGCGTGTTCATCGGCCGTCTGGTAGCCGATGCGCCCAAAGCCAGCGAAACCGAACTTCATGCGCTTCTCCACGGCCAACTCGACCTGACCCCGGAGCAGGAAAAGAAACTCGAGCGGATCGAAGCCGACTTCGCCGGTCGCCGCCAGGCGCTCGAACTCGAGATGCGCGCCGCCAATGTCCGGCTCGCGCAGGCGATCGAAGCCGAGCATGGCTATGGACCGCGCGTCACCGAGGCGATCGACGAGACGCATGAGGTGATGGGGACATTGCAGAAGGAAACGCTCCAGCATCTCTTCGCGATGCGCGGGGTTCTCAACCCCGATCAAGCGGAAATGTTCGACAAAAGCGTGGTCAAGGCGCTGACCGCCGATGCGCGGTGA
- the copC gene encoding copper homeostasis periplasmic binding protein CopC, which translates to MFKSLLPSAAAAFALLLMPATASAHTKLVSSTPAANSTVSKVTSVNLQFNEKIVASTLKTELVMTGMPGMANHAPMKVPYSSMMGKEGKSAMLMLKRPLTAGTYKVTWSAAGADTHRMGSEFSFTVK; encoded by the coding sequence ATGTTCAAGTCTCTTCTCCCCTCTGCAGCGGCGGCTTTCGCTCTGCTTCTCATGCCGGCCACGGCAAGCGCGCACACCAAGCTCGTCAGCTCGACGCCCGCCGCCAATTCGACCGTTTCGAAGGTCACGTCGGTCAATCTTCAGTTCAACGAAAAGATCGTCGCCTCGACCCTCAAGACCGAGCTGGTCATGACCGGCATGCCCGGCATGGCCAATCATGCCCCGATGAAGGTGCCTTACTCGTCGATGATGGGCAAAGAGGGCAAGTCGGCGATGCTGATGCTCAAGCGGCCGCTGACAGCCGGAACCTACAAGGTCACATGGTCGGCGGCGGGCGCTGATACCCACCGCATGGGCAGCGAATTCAGCTTCACCGTAAAGTAA